A single region of the Latilactobacillus curvatus JCM 1096 = DSM 20019 genome encodes:
- a CDS encoding YqeG family HAD IIIA-type phosphatase, whose translation MLKNFKPTWMVNAIYDLTPEQLKAKGIKAVLTDLDNTLIAWNNPDGTPQLKAWLAQMQAAEITVMVVSNNNHDRVQRALSELQLPFIARANKPLATGITKAKKQLGLSRHEVVMVGDQLITDMHAGNVAGVRTILVKPIIDSDAWNTSINRFFEKYIMQQLLKKHADLTWREDLND comes from the coding sequence ATGCTAAAGAATTTCAAGCCAACTTGGATGGTCAATGCCATCTACGACTTAACACCAGAACAACTTAAGGCAAAAGGGATTAAGGCCGTTTTAACGGATTTAGATAATACGTTAATTGCGTGGAATAACCCCGATGGCACACCACAGTTAAAAGCTTGGTTAGCACAGATGCAAGCTGCCGAAATCACCGTGATGGTTGTTTCAAATAACAACCATGATCGCGTGCAACGCGCGCTCAGTGAATTGCAATTACCATTCATTGCTCGGGCGAACAAGCCATTGGCAACTGGGATTACCAAAGCGAAGAAGCAGCTTGGCCTTTCGCGACATGAAGTGGTGATGGTCGGCGATCAATTGATTACCGATATGCATGCCGGTAATGTGGCTGGCGTCCGGACGATATTGGTCAAACCCATTATTGACAGTGATGCCTGGAATACATCGATTAATCGATTCTTTGAAAAATATATTATGCAACAACTACTAAAAAAACACGCAGATTTAACTTGGCGGGAGGATTTAAATGACTGA
- a CDS encoding NADP-dependent oxidoreductase: MEKFGFNHFGGPDVFERFDQPQPTPKDNQVLIKVLAAGLNPYDVALRNGSQDSVRPLPFPIFPGTDVVGEIVELGADVDDYRVGEIVINHRSMGAYSEYVTASTAKILRKPASMSIAEAAGLPSAGITAYNTLMHFTNFKHGDTIAIMGASGAVGSLLVQLSLAAHLNVIAIANSANLDYLRSFGVQEVIAYDQPSDFERLAQTAKIGINLSRDPESTERLNNLVAPGGTFTSTTILPTDDQQRADINYQSVYPRKDYADLTALQDLNELIDQGLLHNTVFKTLPFTLEGIIEGHKLLESHHAPGKIVISH; the protein is encoded by the coding sequence ATGGAAAAATTCGGTTTTAATCACTTTGGCGGCCCTGACGTTTTCGAACGTTTCGATCAGCCTCAACCAACTCCAAAGGACAACCAAGTCCTCATTAAAGTGCTCGCTGCTGGATTGAATCCATACGATGTTGCACTACGGAATGGTTCACAAGATTCAGTGCGCCCATTACCCTTCCCAATCTTTCCTGGTACAGATGTGGTTGGTGAAATCGTTGAACTTGGTGCTGACGTCGATGATTACCGCGTTGGCGAAATCGTCATCAATCACCGATCAATGGGTGCTTATAGCGAATACGTAACGGCTAGTACTGCGAAGATTCTCCGTAAGCCAGCCAGCATGAGTATCGCTGAAGCAGCCGGTTTACCCAGTGCCGGCATCACTGCTTACAATACGCTGATGCACTTCACAAACTTTAAACACGGCGATACAATCGCTATTATGGGTGCCAGTGGTGCCGTTGGTAGTTTACTCGTTCAATTAAGCTTAGCAGCTCATTTAAACGTGATTGCAATTGCCAATAGTGCTAACCTAGACTATCTGCGCTCATTCGGTGTCCAAGAAGTAATTGCTTATGATCAGCCATCTGACTTCGAACGACTTGCGCAGACCGCTAAAATCGGTATCAACTTAAGTCGCGATCCAGAATCAACTGAACGCCTCAATAACTTAGTTGCACCAGGTGGCACATTCACTTCAACGACCATCTTACCAACAGACGATCAACAACGCGCTGACATCAATTACCAATCTGTCTATCCGCGTAAGGATTATGCAGATTTAACCGCCTTACAAGATTTAAATGAATTGATCGATCAAGGTTTACTACACAATACCGTCTTCAAGACGCTCCCATTTACTTTGGAAGGCATTATTGAAGGCCACAAGCTCCTTGAGAGTCATCATGCCCCAGGTAAGATTGTTATTAGCCACTAA
- the rplT gene encoding 50S ribosomal protein L20, with protein sequence MPRVKGGTVTRKRRKKILKLAKGYRGAKHLLFKSANTQVMVSYRYAFRDRRQRKRDFRKLWIARINAAARMNNISYSQLMHGLRVAEIDMNRKMLADLAVNDAAAFTSVVEAAKAALNK encoded by the coding sequence ATGCCACGTGTTAAAGGTGGAACAGTGACGCGCAAACGTCGTAAAAAGATTTTAAAATTAGCCAAGGGTTATCGCGGCGCTAAACATTTATTATTCAAATCAGCAAATACTCAAGTAATGGTTTCATACCGTTATGCATTCCGTGATCGTCGTCAACGTAAACGTGACTTCCGTAAGTTATGGATTGCTCGTATCAATGCTGCTGCTCGTATGAACAACATCTCATACAGCCAATTAATGCACGGTTTAAGAGTCGCTGAAATCGACATGAACCGTAAGATGTTAGCTGACTTAGCTGTTAACGATGCTGCTGCATTTACATCAGTTGTTGAAGCTGCTAAAGCTGCATTAAACAAATAA
- the rpmI gene encoding 50S ribosomal protein L35, with protein MPKFKTHRASAKRFKRTGNGGLKRSHAYTSHRFHGKTKKQRRQLRKSGMVSNSDMRRIRQMLSGLK; from the coding sequence ATGCCAAAATTTAAGACACACCGTGCTTCAGCAAAACGTTTTAAACGTACAGGTAATGGCGGCCTAAAACGCAGCCACGCCTACACAAGTCACCGTTTCCACGGCAAGACTAAGAAACAACGTCGTCAATTAAGAAAATCTGGAATGGTTTCAAATAGCGATATGAGACGTATCCGTCAAATGTTATCAGGCCTTAAATAA
- the infC gene encoding translation initiation factor IF-3, with protein MVNDGIRARELRLIAQDGEQLGIKSTQDAIALADQANMDVVLVSPNAKPPVARIMDYGKYRFELQKKQRDARKKQKTINLKEVRLSPTIEQNDFNTKLNNARKFLGKGDKVKASIRFKGRAITHKEIGQRVLERLAKETEDIAKVTARPKMDGRSMFLMLEPLKDQK; from the coding sequence ATGGTTAACGATGGTATTCGTGCACGAGAATTGCGTTTGATTGCTCAAGATGGCGAACAACTTGGTATTAAGAGTACTCAAGATGCAATTGCATTAGCTGATCAAGCTAATATGGATGTTGTTTTGGTTTCACCAAACGCAAAACCACCCGTTGCTCGTATTATGGACTATGGTAAGTACCGTTTCGAGCTTCAAAAGAAACAACGTGACGCTCGTAAGAAGCAGAAAACCATTAACCTCAAAGAGGTTCGTCTTAGTCCCACAATTGAACAAAATGATTTTAATACTAAGTTGAACAATGCACGTAAGTTCCTTGGCAAAGGCGATAAAGTGAAAGCTTCTATTCGTTTCAAGGGGCGCGCAATTACGCATAAAGAAATTGGGCAACGTGTATTGGAAAGACTTGCTAAAGAAACAGAGGACATCGCTAAAGTTACAGCACGTCCTAAAATGGATGGCCGTAGCATGTTCTTAATGTTAGAACCGCTAAAGGACCAAAAATAA
- a CDS encoding lactate oxidase — translation MTIEKYQAGSAEQPLDIINLYDLEKEAGEVVPKGGFGYIYSGAGDLYTINENITAFNHKYIAPRVLQDIENPDTTTEIFGDHLTSPIIMAPVAAHKLVNTKGEAATAKGVADYGSILTMSSFASASIDDMATAADGAPQWFQLYMSKDNDINRKILDEAMAHNVKAIVLTADATVGGNRETDKRNHFTFPVGLPIVEAYQTGVGQTMDAVYKSAKQRLNPKDVEFISEYTHLPVFVKGIQTAEDVEIALQAGAKGIWVSNHGGRQLDGGPAAFDSLHVVAKAVNKRVPIVFDSGVRRGQHVFKALAEGADIVAIGRPVIYGLALGGAQGVQSVFNYLQKELELVMQLAGTHNIDEVKATHLVDNHYGN, via the coding sequence ATGACGATAGAAAAATATCAAGCAGGTTCAGCAGAGCAACCATTGGACATTATTAACCTCTATGACTTGGAAAAAGAAGCCGGCGAAGTTGTTCCCAAGGGTGGCTTTGGGTATATTTACAGTGGCGCGGGTGATCTTTATACCATTAACGAAAATATTACGGCATTTAATCACAAATACATCGCACCACGGGTTTTACAAGATATCGAAAATCCAGATACAACTACCGAAATCTTTGGCGATCACTTAACATCACCAATCATTATGGCACCTGTTGCAGCTCATAAGTTAGTGAATACTAAAGGGGAAGCGGCAACCGCTAAAGGTGTGGCTGATTACGGTTCAATCTTAACCATGAGTTCATTTGCGTCAGCAAGTATCGATGATATGGCAACCGCAGCAGATGGCGCACCGCAATGGTTCCAACTCTATATGAGTAAGGACAACGATATCAATCGTAAGATTTTAGATGAAGCGATGGCGCATAACGTTAAAGCGATTGTCTTAACAGCTGATGCCACAGTTGGTGGTAACCGCGAAACCGATAAACGCAATCATTTTACATTCCCAGTCGGGTTACCAATCGTTGAAGCTTACCAAACAGGTGTGGGCCAAACAATGGATGCCGTCTACAAATCAGCTAAACAACGTTTGAACCCTAAAGATGTTGAATTCATTTCTGAATACACACATTTACCAGTCTTTGTTAAAGGGATTCAAACAGCAGAAGACGTTGAAATTGCACTTCAAGCCGGTGCTAAAGGGATTTGGGTATCCAACCACGGTGGTCGTCAATTAGACGGTGGCCCTGCAGCCTTTGATTCATTACACGTCGTTGCTAAGGCAGTTAATAAACGGGTACCAATCGTCTTTGATAGTGGTGTGCGTCGTGGTCAACACGTCTTTAAAGCATTGGCTGAAGGGGCAGACATCGTTGCAATCGGGCGCCCAGTCATTTACGGATTAGCACTTGGCGGTGCACAAGGGGTACAAAGTGTCTTTAACTACTTGCAAAAAGAATTAGAATTAGTCATGCAATTAGCTGGTACACACAACATTGACGAAGTAAAAGCCACGCACTTAGTGGACAATCATTACGGCAACTAA
- the thrS gene encoding threonine--tRNA ligase: MAEIQLTFPDGAQKAFEQATSLLDVAKSISTSLAKKAIAGKLNGELVDLQQPILEDGAIEIITKDDKATDLMAIWNTAAFVLAATLNRAYPEMQFGEVHATEDGFFYDTENEAGQVAVTDLPDIKKAMSKLIQAGGAIERVSLDKAAAKTLFAGQTYKLALLDEMETDQVLVYKLGDFADFGLAPMLAKVSDVKVFELLSVAGAYWQGKSSNKMLQRIYGTAYNKQADLDADLQRRQEAKERDHRVIGNQLDLFFVDPKVGAGLPYWLPNGATIRRSIERYIIDKEVANGYEHVYTPILANLDLYKQSGHWDHYREDMFPPMDMGDGEMLELRPMNCPSHIQVYKHHPRSYRELPIRLAELGMMHRYEKSGALSGLQRVREMTLNDGHTFVRPDQIQDEFKSILKLMIEVYSDFNINDYTFRLSYRDPANTEKYYADDKMWNKAQTMLKGAMDDLGLDYVEAEGEAAFYGPKLDVQTKTAMGNEETLSTIQLDFMLPERFELQYVGEDGEMHRPVMIHRGLVSTMERFTAYLTEIYKGAFPTWLAPTQAVIIPVKNELHYDYAKNVKDAMIKHGLRVRIDDRNEKMGYKIREAQTSKIPYTLVVGDQEVADATVSVRKYGEENAAEEASDMFVDAIVAEVGNYSRDGKDHKTINL, translated from the coding sequence ATGGCAGAGATTCAATTAACTTTTCCAGATGGTGCTCAAAAGGCATTTGAACAAGCAACAAGTCTTTTAGATGTTGCTAAATCAATTAGTACAAGCTTAGCTAAAAAGGCAATTGCCGGTAAATTGAACGGTGAATTAGTTGATTTACAGCAACCAATTTTAGAAGATGGGGCAATTGAAATCATCACTAAAGACGACAAAGCAACCGATTTGATGGCAATTTGGAATACGGCAGCCTTTGTTTTAGCTGCAACGTTGAACCGTGCTTATCCCGAGATGCAATTCGGCGAAGTACATGCAACTGAAGATGGCTTCTTCTATGATACCGAAAACGAAGCTGGTCAAGTAGCTGTGACCGACTTACCAGACATTAAAAAAGCAATGAGCAAGTTAATCCAAGCTGGCGGGGCAATCGAACGTGTCAGCTTAGACAAAGCTGCTGCTAAAACACTATTTGCTGGGCAAACTTACAAATTAGCATTATTAGATGAAATGGAAACAGACCAAGTCTTAGTTTACAAATTAGGCGATTTTGCTGATTTTGGGTTAGCACCAATGCTAGCTAAAGTGAGCGACGTTAAGGTCTTTGAACTCTTATCGGTTGCCGGCGCTTATTGGCAAGGTAAATCAAGTAATAAGATGTTACAACGGATTTACGGAACAGCTTACAACAAACAAGCTGACTTAGATGCTGACTTACAGCGTCGTCAAGAAGCTAAAGAACGTGATCACCGTGTGATTGGGAACCAATTAGACTTATTCTTTGTTGATCCTAAGGTTGGTGCGGGCTTGCCTTATTGGTTGCCAAATGGTGCTACCATCCGACGTTCAATCGAACGGTACATCATTGATAAAGAAGTTGCCAATGGTTATGAACATGTTTACACACCAATTCTAGCGAACTTAGATTTGTACAAACAATCAGGTCACTGGGATCACTACCGTGAGGACATGTTCCCACCAATGGATATGGGCGATGGCGAAATGCTTGAATTACGCCCAATGAACTGCCCATCACATATCCAAGTTTACAAACACCACCCACGTTCATATCGTGAATTACCAATTCGGTTAGCTGAACTAGGGATGATGCACCGCTATGAAAAATCAGGTGCGCTTTCAGGGTTACAACGGGTGCGTGAAATGACTTTAAATGATGGACATACATTCGTTCGTCCTGACCAAATTCAAGATGAATTCAAGTCAATTTTGAAATTAATGATTGAAGTGTACTCAGACTTCAATATCAACGATTATACATTCCGTTTGAGCTACCGCGATCCTGCTAATACCGAAAAGTACTATGCTGATGATAAAATGTGGAACAAAGCACAAACGATGTTAAAAGGTGCTATGGATGATCTTGGTTTAGATTACGTTGAAGCTGAAGGCGAAGCTGCTTTCTACGGTCCTAAGTTGGATGTTCAAACGAAGACAGCTATGGGCAATGAAGAAACACTTTCAACAATCCAATTAGACTTCATGTTGCCAGAACGGTTTGAATTACAATATGTTGGCGAAGATGGCGAAATGCACCGTCCAGTTATGATTCACCGTGGTTTAGTATCAACGATGGAACGTTTCACAGCTTACTTAACAGAAATCTACAAGGGCGCTTTCCCAACATGGTTAGCACCAACTCAAGCTGTGATTATTCCCGTTAAGAATGAATTACATTATGATTATGCAAAGAACGTCAAAGATGCGATGATCAAACATGGTTTACGTGTGCGCATTGATGATCGTAATGAAAAGATGGGTTATAAGATTCGTGAAGCCCAAACAAGCAAGATTCCTTATACATTAGTTGTTGGGGATCAAGAAGTTGCTGACGCAACGGTTTCTGTCCGTAAATACGGTGAAGAAAACGCTGCTGAAGAAGCTTCAGACATGTTTGTAGATGCAATCGTTGCTGAAGTTGGTAACTACAGTCGCGATGGTAAAGATCACAAAACAATCAACCTATAA
- the dnaI gene encoding primosomal protein DnaI, translated as MENMGKDLTDYMNRQKLNQQFNKLVEDALNDSDVQAFIQANKDRLSQETVTRSAAKIYEYVIEKKKLANGQTTLAPGYAPKLVLNNHFIDVSYEPTVSLLQEREQAALHARVKSINMPRDIEQAKIDSYDPTNRFDALIKATAFIGAYRQAPHDFHQALYLSGQFGVGKTYLLGAIANELALSGFETTLIHFPTFAVEMKNAIGQNNVLEKVNVIKKAPILMIDDIGADAMSAWVRDEVLGIILQYRMQEQLATFFSSNFTMTELETHLTTSNQGDEPVKAARIMQRVRYLAQEIEVGGQNRRLQP; from the coding sequence ATGGAAAATATGGGTAAAGATTTGACGGATTACATGAATCGGCAAAAGTTAAACCAACAGTTTAATAAATTGGTCGAAGATGCCTTGAACGATTCCGATGTCCAAGCATTTATACAAGCTAACAAAGACCGCTTATCACAAGAAACGGTCACGCGTAGTGCCGCTAAAATTTACGAATACGTCATCGAAAAGAAGAAGTTAGCTAATGGGCAAACCACTTTGGCACCGGGTTATGCGCCAAAGTTAGTCTTAAATAACCATTTTATCGATGTCAGTTATGAGCCTACGGTAAGTTTATTACAAGAGCGCGAACAAGCTGCCTTGCATGCACGAGTGAAGTCAATTAATATGCCGCGCGATATTGAACAGGCCAAGATTGATTCATACGATCCAACCAATCGGTTTGACGCATTGATCAAAGCTACCGCGTTTATCGGGGCTTATCGGCAAGCACCCCATGATTTTCACCAAGCCTTGTACCTTAGCGGGCAATTCGGGGTTGGCAAGACTTACTTGTTAGGTGCGATTGCAAACGAACTGGCGTTATCCGGGTTTGAAACCACGTTGATTCATTTCCCGACATTTGCAGTGGAGATGAAGAATGCAATTGGGCAAAACAATGTGTTAGAAAAGGTCAACGTGATAAAAAAAGCACCGATTCTGATGATTGATGATATCGGTGCTGATGCAATGAGTGCGTGGGTTCGGGATGAAGTACTTGGCATTATTTTGCAATATCGAATGCAAGAACAACTCGCCACCTTCTTCAGTTCAAACTTCACAATGACTGAATTAGAGACGCATTTGACAACTAGCAACCAAGGAGACGAACCGGTTAAAGCGGCCCGCATCATGCAACGTGTGCGCTATTTAGCGCAAGAAATTGAAGTTGGTGGTCAAAATCGCCGCTTACAACCTTAG
- a CDS encoding replication initiation and membrane attachment family protein codes for MSDAFDFLSPKDGFSVTKANYLTDFDQTVVTYLYQPLMGAVAYSLYLLLWSQTKKETEQHFQTHATLLNLLSVDLPAFYDSRSKLEALGLMRTYQKNEGTGRKLVYELYAPLQPQAFFNDDLLSVALFEAVRETRFVELRDYFKLRPVYAKDYQEVTKNFLTVFHVQNDLLTNVPSSVAETKAMYQQKAASTPQFTSVELRTFDWDLLQDATAQYQIDTDQILKNEQGLFNLHYFYGLDEMDLARLIGLTMNVADSTINMAALEQNVLNNYTRRQSNRQTPAATTTQKPLAELQKEWQKAGFNEQELQWLTESQGYLPVDYLEYLKQKNHGFVAKNEIRALKDLQNRYIFNNDVLNILVVYIITQYDGLTQALVDRIANQWAQQGVKTAADAILQIRDFQTKQTAKVQNNRQTRYQNKTKKEPVPKWAKPDYQAPKETTTPEHQHELEAALKKIREGRES; via the coding sequence ATGTCAGATGCATTTGATTTTTTGAGTCCAAAAGACGGCTTTTCAGTGACAAAAGCTAACTATTTGACCGATTTCGATCAAACAGTCGTCACTTACTTATATCAACCATTGATGGGGGCTGTTGCTTACAGTCTCTATCTTTTGTTATGGAGTCAAACCAAGAAAGAAACGGAACAACATTTTCAAACACATGCGACTTTGTTAAATCTGTTGAGTGTTGATTTACCTGCTTTTTATGACAGCCGCAGCAAATTGGAAGCACTTGGTTTAATGCGGACGTATCAAAAAAATGAGGGAACTGGCCGCAAGTTGGTGTATGAACTGTATGCGCCATTGCAACCACAAGCTTTTTTTAACGATGATTTGTTAAGTGTGGCATTGTTCGAAGCGGTCCGCGAAACACGGTTTGTGGAACTCCGTGACTATTTCAAGCTACGACCGGTTTACGCCAAGGATTATCAAGAGGTCACTAAGAATTTCTTGACCGTTTTCCATGTGCAAAACGATTTATTGACGAACGTGCCAAGCAGTGTGGCTGAAACTAAGGCAATGTATCAACAAAAAGCAGCTAGCACACCGCAGTTTACCTCGGTTGAGTTGCGGACTTTTGATTGGGACCTATTACAAGATGCAACGGCGCAATACCAGATTGATACGGATCAAATTCTCAAAAATGAACAGGGCTTGTTTAATCTCCATTATTTCTATGGTCTAGATGAGATGGACTTAGCGCGTTTGATTGGCTTGACGATGAATGTTGCTGACAGTACGATTAATATGGCAGCGCTCGAACAGAACGTCTTGAACAATTACACACGACGTCAGAGTAACCGGCAAACGCCAGCTGCTACAACAACGCAAAAACCGTTAGCCGAGTTACAAAAAGAATGGCAAAAAGCCGGCTTTAACGAACAGGAATTGCAGTGGCTAACAGAAAGTCAGGGCTACTTGCCAGTTGATTATCTCGAATACTTGAAACAAAAGAACCACGGCTTTGTCGCTAAAAATGAAATCCGGGCGTTAAAGGACTTGCAAAACCGCTATATCTTTAACAATGATGTGCTCAATATTTTGGTCGTTTATATCATTACGCAATATGATGGGCTCACTCAGGCGCTAGTCGATCGGATTGCGAACCAGTGGGCTCAACAAGGGGTTAAGACGGCAGCGGATGCGATTTTGCAGATTCGCGATTTCCAAACCAAACAGACGGCAAAGGTGCAAAACAATCGCCAAACGCGTTATCAGAATAAAACTAAAAAAGAACCAGTACCTAAATGGGCTAAACCAGATTATCAAGCGCCAAAAGAAACAACCACACCTGAGCATCAGCATGAACTAGAAGCGGCGTTGAAAAAAATTCGTGAGGGGCGGGAATCGTAA
- the nrdR gene encoding transcriptional regulator NrdR: MLCPHCHQNSSRVIDSRPTDEGRVIRRRRECENCRFRFTTFERVEQTPLLVIKKNGTREEFNRDKLLRGLIRAAEKRPVTMEQMTEVVDEVENKIRSLGENEVSSQAVGEYVMRLLPDIDQIAYIRFASVYREFKDMNVFMSELQEMMNKEKTKKSN, from the coding sequence ATGCTATGTCCACATTGTCATCAGAATAGTTCGCGGGTAATTGATAGTCGTCCCACGGATGAAGGGCGAGTGATTCGTCGTCGCCGTGAGTGTGAGAATTGTCGTTTCCGGTTTACAACGTTCGAACGAGTGGAACAAACCCCATTGTTGGTAATCAAGAAAAACGGAACGCGCGAAGAATTCAACCGTGATAAATTATTGCGCGGGCTAATTCGTGCTGCTGAAAAACGCCCCGTTACAATGGAGCAAATGACTGAAGTAGTTGATGAAGTTGAGAATAAGATTCGCTCATTGGGTGAAAACGAAGTCTCTTCACAAGCCGTCGGAGAATACGTGATGCGCTTGTTACCAGATATTGATCAGATTGCCTACATTCGCTTTGCCAGTGTTTATCGCGAATTCAAGGATATGAATGTCTTTATGAGTGAATTACAAGAAATGATGAATAAAGAAAAGACGAAGAAATCGAATTAA
- the coaE gene encoding dephospho-CoA kinase (Dephospho-CoA kinase (CoaE) performs the final step in coenzyme A biosynthesis.), with the protein MTYFLGLTGGIASGKSTVAALFKEQGIPVIDADQVAHQVLATNKSVQAQLQAAFGEAVVKNGQVDRPMLGQQVFGNPEALTQLNAITGPAILTAIKQQMQAADAPLVVLDVPLLYEQHYEQYCDGVAVVYVERKTQLQRLMARNQLTIEQANARIDSQSDLATKKARADFVIDNQGTPAMLRQRVLALLQQLCHNK; encoded by the coding sequence ATGACGTATTTTCTAGGTTTAACGGGTGGCATTGCCAGTGGGAAGTCGACTGTTGCGGCATTGTTTAAAGAACAGGGAATCCCGGTGATTGATGCTGATCAAGTTGCTCATCAGGTATTAGCGACTAATAAATCGGTACAGGCACAATTGCAAGCAGCCTTTGGCGAAGCAGTTGTCAAAAATGGTCAAGTTGATCGGCCTATGTTGGGCCAGCAAGTCTTCGGTAACCCAGAGGCTTTGACTCAGTTAAATGCGATTACTGGGCCCGCTATTTTGACAGCCATTAAACAACAGATGCAAGCAGCAGATGCACCGCTGGTTGTGTTGGATGTGCCACTGTTATATGAACAACACTACGAGCAATATTGCGATGGTGTTGCAGTTGTCTACGTTGAACGTAAAACACAATTGCAACGTTTGATGGCGCGTAACCAATTGACTATAGAACAGGCAAATGCGCGAATTGATAGTCAAAGTGATTTGGCGACCAAAAAAGCGCGAGCGGATTTCGTGATTGATAATCAAGGCACACCTGCAATGTTGCGGCAACGTGTTTTGGCGTTGTTACAACAGTTGTGTCATAACAAGTAA
- the mutM gene encoding DNA-formamidopyrimidine glycosylase, with the protein MPELPEVENVRRGLEQLVVGKTVQAIEIRWSKIISNPDDVFVEGLVGRQIIGVDRRGKYLLIRFDQNLTVVSHLRMEGKYEVDDQSVPMTKHTHVIWTFTDGQQLRYLDSRKFGRMLLIETGQENTVSGLKDLGVEPTPTTFKKTAFYQALQKHKKAIKPLLLDQKIVTGLGNIYVDETLWLSQIHPETPANLLTKAETDRLHDEIITELELATNNGGTTVNTFLNAAGHAGAFQDMLHVYGKKGQPCDRCQTPIEKIKVAQRGTHFCPRCQIKREAVQ; encoded by the coding sequence ATGCCAGAATTACCAGAAGTTGAAAATGTGCGCCGCGGATTGGAACAATTAGTGGTCGGTAAGACGGTTCAAGCAATTGAGATTCGCTGGTCGAAAATTATCAGTAATCCAGACGATGTTTTTGTTGAAGGTCTTGTTGGACGCCAAATTATCGGTGTTGATCGACGCGGTAAGTATTTATTGATTCGTTTCGATCAAAACTTAACTGTTGTGAGTCATTTGCGGATGGAAGGCAAATACGAAGTTGATGATCAATCCGTACCAATGACTAAGCACACGCATGTGATTTGGACATTTACAGATGGACAACAGTTACGTTATCTTGATTCACGTAAGTTTGGCCGAATGTTATTAATTGAAACGGGTCAAGAAAACACTGTTTCTGGATTGAAGGACTTAGGGGTTGAACCAACCCCAACAACGTTTAAGAAAACCGCCTTCTATCAGGCGTTACAGAAACATAAAAAAGCGATTAAACCACTGTTGCTGGATCAAAAAATTGTAACGGGTCTTGGGAATATCTATGTGGACGAAACGTTGTGGTTGAGCCAGATTCACCCAGAAACACCGGCGAATTTATTGACGAAAGCTGAAACAGATCGTTTGCATGATGAAATCATCACAGAGTTAGAACTGGCAACCAATAACGGTGGGACAACAGTCAATACGTTCTTAAACGCGGCGGGTCACGCTGGGGCCTTTCAGGATATGTTGCACGTCTATGGTAAGAAAGGGCAACCGTGTGATCGGTGCCAGACTCCGATTGAGAAAATTAAAGTAGCACAGCGTGGCACGCATTTCTGTCCGCGGTGTCAGATTAAGAGAGAAGCGGTTCAATGA